One genomic window of Bradyrhizobium sp. B124 includes the following:
- the rpsQ gene encoding 30S ribosomal protein S17 encodes MPKRTLQGVVVSDKQAKTVVVRVDRRFTHPIYKKTIRRSKNYHAHDEDNQFKPGDMVWIEESKPISKLKRWTVVRGEHKKTA; translated from the coding sequence ATGCCGAAACGTACTCTGCAGGGCGTGGTCGTGAGCGACAAGCAAGCCAAGACCGTGGTGGTGCGCGTCGACCGCCGCTTCACCCACCCGATCTACAAGAAGACGATCCGCCGTTCCAAGAACTACCACGCGCACGACGAGGACAATCAGTTCAAGCCGGGCGACATGGTCTGGATCGAGGAATCGAAGCCGATCTCGAAGCTGAAGCGCTGGACCGTGGTCCGGGGCGAACACAAGAAAACGGCCTGA
- the rpmC gene encoding 50S ribosomal protein L29 encodes MAEMKVEDIRAMSDDQRDDAVLNLKKERFNLRFQRATGQLENTSRMREARRDIARIKTIAAQLRAKKK; translated from the coding sequence ATGGCCGAGATGAAAGTTGAAGACATTCGCGCGATGAGCGACGACCAGCGGGACGACGCGGTCCTTAACCTGAAGAAGGAACGCTTCAACCTGCGTTTCCAGCGCGCCACCGGGCAGCTGGAGAACACGTCGCGGATGCGGGAAGCCCGCCGCGATATCGCTCGTATCAAGACCATCGCCGCGCAGCTGCGCGCGAAGAAGAAGTAA
- the rplP gene encoding 50S ribosomal protein L16, producing MMQPKKTKFRKAHKGRIHGVATSGATLAFGQFGLKAMEPERVTARQIEAARRALTRHMKRAGRVWIRVFPDVPVSKKPAEVRMGSGKGAPELWVVRIKPGRVMFEIDGVPVQTAKEALSLAAAKLPIKTRFVARIAE from the coding sequence ATGATGCAACCTAAGAAGACGAAGTTCCGGAAGGCGCATAAGGGCCGTATCCACGGCGTTGCGACCTCTGGCGCGACGTTGGCGTTCGGCCAGTTCGGCCTGAAGGCGATGGAGCCTGAGCGCGTCACCGCCCGTCAGATCGAAGCCGCCCGCCGCGCGCTGACCCGTCACATGAAGCGCGCCGGCCGCGTCTGGATCCGGGTGTTCCCGGACGTGCCGGTGTCGAAGAAGCCCGCCGAAGTCCGCATGGGCTCCGGCAAGGGTGCGCCGGAATTGTGGGTGGTCCGGATCAAGCCGGGCCGCGTGATGTTCGAAATCGACGGCGTGCCGGTGCAGACCGCCAAGGAGGCGCTGTCGCTCGCCGCCGCCAAGCTGCCGATCAAGACGCGCTTCGTTGCGCGCATTGCGGAGTAA
- the rpsC gene encoding 30S ribosomal protein S3 — protein MGQKINPIGLRLGINRTWDSRWFAGKQEYGKLLHEDVKIREILHKELKQAAVARIVIERPHKKCRVTIHSARPGVVIGKKGADIDKLRKKVADITSSDVVINIVEIRKPELDATLVAESIAQQLERRVAFRRAMKRAVQSAMRLGAEGIRINCSGRLGGAEIARMEWYREGRVPLHTLRADVDYGVATAFTTFGTCGVKVWIFKGEILEHDPMAQDKKMAEGDNTPRSRRDAA, from the coding sequence ATGGGTCAAAAGATCAATCCAATCGGGCTGCGTCTCGGCATCAACCGGACCTGGGACTCCCGTTGGTTCGCCGGCAAGCAGGAATACGGCAAGCTCCTGCACGAGGACGTCAAGATCCGCGAGATCCTGCACAAGGAGCTCAAGCAGGCGGCTGTCGCCCGCATCGTGATCGAGCGCCCGCACAAGAAGTGCCGCGTGACGATCCACTCGGCCCGTCCGGGCGTCGTGATCGGCAAGAAGGGCGCCGATATCGACAAGCTGCGCAAGAAGGTTGCCGACATCACCTCGTCGGACGTCGTGATCAACATCGTTGAAATCCGCAAGCCGGAGCTCGACGCGACCCTGGTCGCTGAATCGATCGCCCAGCAGCTCGAGCGCCGCGTTGCGTTCCGCCGCGCCATGAAGCGCGCCGTGCAGTCGGCGATGCGTCTCGGCGCCGAGGGCATCCGCATCAACTGCTCGGGCCGTCTCGGCGGCGCCGAAATCGCGCGCATGGAGTGGTATCGCGAAGGTCGCGTGCCGCTGCACACGCTGCGCGCCGACGTCGACTACGGCGTTGCCACCGCGTTCACGACCTTCGGCACCTGCGGCGTCAAGGTCTGGATCTTCAAGGGCGAGATCCTCGAGCACGATCCGATGGCCCAGGACAAGAAGATGGCCGAGGGCGACAACACGCCGCGTTCGCGCCGCGACGCCGCTTGA
- the rplV gene encoding 50S ribosomal protein L22: protein MSKPKRERSLADNEAKAVARMLRVSPQKLNLVAQLIRGRKASAALADLQFSRKRIAVDVKKCLESAIANAENNHDLDVDDLVVAEAHVGNGIVMKRFAPRGRGRSGRVFKPFSHLTIVVRQVEAEASA, encoded by the coding sequence ATGAGCAAACCAAAGCGCGAACGTAGCCTCGCGGACAATGAGGCCAAGGCCGTCGCCCGCATGCTGCGCGTCAGCCCGCAGAAGCTCAACCTGGTGGCGCAGCTGATCCGCGGCCGCAAGGCTTCGGCTGCGCTCGCCGACCTGCAGTTCTCGCGCAAGCGGATCGCGGTCGACGTCAAGAAGTGCCTGGAATCGGCGATCGCGAACGCCGAGAACAACCATGACCTCGATGTCGACGATCTCGTCGTTGCCGAGGCGCATGTCGGCAATGGCATCGTGATGAAGCGTTTTGCTCCGCGCGGCCGTGGCCGTTCGGGCCGTGTGTTCAAACCGTTCTCGCACCTGACCATCGTGGTTCGTCAGGTCGAGGCCGAGGCAAGCGCCTAA
- the rpsS gene encoding 30S ribosomal protein S19: MVRSVWKGPFVEGSLLKKADAARASGRHDVIKIWSRRSTILPQFVGLTFGVYNGQKHVPVAINEEMVGHKFGEFSPTRTFHGHSGDKKAKKA; this comes from the coding sequence ATGGTTCGTTCAGTCTGGAAAGGCCCGTTCGTCGAGGGTTCTCTGCTCAAGAAGGCAGATGCCGCGCGCGCGTCCGGCCGTCACGACGTCATCAAGATCTGGAGCCGTCGCTCCACCATCCTGCCGCAGTTCGTCGGCCTGACCTTCGGTGTCTACAACGGCCAGAAGCATGTGCCGGTGGCGATCAACGAGGAAATGGTGGGTCACAAGTTCGGCGAGTTCTCGCCGACCCGGACCTTCCACGGCCACTCGGGCGACAAGAAAGCCAAGAAGGCTTGA